Proteins co-encoded in one Spirosoma endbachense genomic window:
- a CDS encoding IS110 family transposase, with product MAFTSFVGIDRGRPAVSKLTIDAALYVSATQPVLHQQFENRPSGFRKLLVWVHQHGNHTGLLFCLEHTGIYALPLCCFFNQRKLDYSLQSALHVKRSMGIQRAKNDKADAVMLARFAYLYRDEIKPSQLPSKTLLKIQHLVAYRQRLVKNKVALEVAAKELASFVDKEFSTSIIRDSHKHIAQLMASMRLVDKQLQAVIAEDQEVHRTYQLATSVTGIGIQTAAYLLVHTHGFKNFDNWRQLACFAGTAPFEFTSGSSVRGRSKLSKIGHMKLKALLSNAGRPVPSECGYPIA from the coding sequence ATGGCATTTACTTCCTTCGTGGGCATTGATCGGGGCCGCCCGGCGGTTTCTAAACTGACAATTGATGCGGCTTTGTATGTATCGGCAACTCAACCTGTGCTTCATCAGCAGTTTGAGAACCGCCCCTCGGGTTTCCGTAAACTCCTGGTTTGGGTGCATCAGCATGGTAATCATACCGGCTTGCTATTCTGTCTTGAACATACTGGGATATACGCCCTTCCCCTATGTTGCTTTTTTAACCAGCGTAAGTTGGATTACTCACTCCAGTCGGCGCTACACGTAAAACGGTCTATGGGCATTCAGCGAGCCAAAAACGACAAAGCGGATGCTGTAATGTTAGCCCGGTTTGCCTATTTATATCGCGATGAAATTAAGCCCTCTCAACTGCCGTCTAAGACGCTGCTTAAAATTCAGCACCTGGTAGCTTACCGTCAGCGGTTAGTCAAGAATAAAGTAGCTTTGGAAGTAGCGGCTAAAGAATTAGCCAGTTTCGTTGATAAAGAGTTCAGTACCAGTATTATTCGGGATAGTCATAAACATATTGCTCAACTAATGGCCAGCATGCGTCTAGTGGATAAGCAACTTCAAGCAGTAATTGCTGAAGATCAGGAAGTACATCGGACTTATCAGCTAGCCACTTCGGTAACCGGTATCGGTATACAAACAGCAGCTTATTTACTGGTCCATACCCACGGCTTCAAAAATTTTGACAACTGGCGCCAACTAGCCTGTTTTGCAGGTACTGCTCCGTTCGAATTTACTTCTGGCAGCAGCGTGCGTGGACGGAGTAAGCTGAGTAAAATTGGGCACATGAAATTGAAAGCGCTGCTGAGTAATGCCGGGCGGCCGGTGCCGAGCGAATGCGGCTATCCAATCGCCTAA
- a CDS encoding transposase, whose protein sequence is MLEVLYQEGFPIWLEASIQIKQAGGLQRGKSDAIDAVRIAEYAYRFRDRLRIWQPTRSVLKQLTELSQLRHRLQSAINQLAVPLTEQKRFGDRALQCQLKNHCGDSLKALRKDLEQVEASLKSLIQHDTELKTLFSLLTSIPGVGTIVATEIVIATDEFKAITEPKKLACHAGVAPFEHRSGSSVRGRTRVNHHARKSLKTLLHLASMAAVKSKGELQVYYQRKVREGKNRMLILNAVRNKLIHRVYAVVRRNEKYDKNYTPVLV, encoded by the coding sequence GTGTTAGAAGTACTCTATCAAGAAGGCTTCCCCATATGGTTGGAGGCGTCAATCCAAATCAAACAAGCCGGTGGTTTACAAAGGGGTAAGTCGGATGCCATTGATGCGGTCCGCATTGCTGAGTATGCGTATCGGTTCCGAGACCGTTTACGCATCTGGCAACCGACTCGTTCAGTTTTGAAACAACTTACTGAGTTAAGCCAGCTTCGCCACCGTTTGCAATCAGCTATTAATCAGCTAGCCGTTCCTTTAACGGAGCAAAAACGTTTTGGTGACCGAGCGCTTCAGTGCCAATTAAAAAATCATTGTGGCGACTCACTTAAGGCGCTAAGAAAGGATCTTGAGCAAGTGGAAGCCAGTCTCAAAAGCTTGATTCAGCATGATACGGAATTGAAAACACTTTTTAGCCTTCTTACGTCTATACCTGGCGTGGGCACTATCGTCGCTACTGAGATAGTTATTGCCACTGACGAATTTAAAGCCATTACTGAGCCCAAGAAACTAGCTTGCCACGCTGGTGTAGCGCCCTTTGAACATCGTTCAGGCAGTAGTGTCCGGGGACGCACCCGCGTTAATCATCACGCTCGAAAATCATTGAAAACTTTGCTACATCTAGCTTCCATGGCAGCTGTTAAAAGTAAGGGAGAGTTGCAAGTCTATTATCAACGCAAAGTCAGGGAGGGCAAAAATCGTATGTTAATTTTAAACGCTGTCCGAAATAAGCTCATTCATCGCGTTTATGCCGTTGTGCGCCGGAATGAAAAATATGATAAAAATTATACGCCAGTCCTTGTTTGA
- a CDS encoding NmrA family NAD(P)-binding protein produces the protein MNDELKSVQQPIVVLGASGRVGRVVAHQLLNANVGIRAVARHTDKLKDLAEQGAELWQGSLLDQAFMNRVFAGAKAAFVLTPGDTLSPDLHDQQRQYNEHIVVYVVK, from the coding sequence ATGAACGATGAATTGAAGTCTGTCCAGCAACCGATTGTTGTTCTGGGTGCATCTGGCCGGGTGGGTAGGGTTGTGGCTCATCAGCTACTAAACGCCAATGTCGGCATAAGGGCGGTGGCCAGGCATACCGATAAGCTGAAGGATCTGGCCGAGCAGGGAGCCGAATTATGGCAAGGCTCTCTGCTCGATCAGGCGTTTATGAATCGCGTGTTTGCTGGTGCCAAAGCCGCCTTTGTGCTGACGCCCGGTGATACGCTGTCGCCCGATCTGCATGACCAGCAGCGTCAGTACAACGAGCATATTGTAGTGTACGTCGTCAAATGA
- a CDS encoding SDR family NAD(P)-dependent oxidoreductase, whose translation MKNLNGKKAVVIGGSRGTGLAIVDALQLEGAEVLVVARNPESLAELASKWPNARTLQADMTDAATIETVFRGAPDLVILAGGAMPPSQPVVELDWETFSTNWNTDVKASYLLTQYALKTPATAGTLIVFISSGAAIGGSPISGGYAGAKRMQMFLANYAQLASNRLGLGLRFLTLVPWRLMKNTGTGDAVVPNYAAFLGVSENDFVAGMTQAQTKEDVADAVVAFANQWPTSDEGNVFVVSGNGVATESTMLKGAPFWTKR comes from the coding sequence ATGAAAAATCTAAACGGTAAAAAAGCAGTAGTTATTGGTGGTAGCCGGGGCACCGGTCTTGCCATTGTCGATGCTCTTCAATTAGAAGGTGCCGAGGTACTTGTCGTCGCGAGAAATCCCGAATCGCTCGCCGAACTGGCCAGTAAATGGCCCAACGCACGCACGCTACAGGCCGATATGACGGATGCCGCTACGATCGAAACCGTTTTTCGGGGGGCACCCGATCTGGTGATCCTGGCGGGCGGAGCAATGCCACCTTCACAACCGGTCGTTGAACTGGACTGGGAGACCTTCAGCACCAACTGGAATACCGATGTGAAAGCGTCGTATCTGTTAACCCAATATGCCCTGAAAACGCCTGCGACAGCGGGCACCCTAATTGTGTTCATATCCAGTGGGGCGGCCATCGGTGGGTCACCCATTTCGGGCGGGTATGCGGGAGCTAAGCGGATGCAGATGTTTCTAGCTAACTACGCCCAGCTAGCCTCGAATCGATTGGGACTTGGTCTGCGCTTCCTGACCCTTGTACCGTGGCGACTGATGAAGAATACCGGTACGGGCGATGCTGTAGTGCCTAACTATGCAGCCTTCCTGGGCGTTTCGGAAAACGATTTCGTGGCCGGAATGACCCAGGCCCAGACGAAAGAAGACGTTGCCGACGCCGTTGTGGCCTTCGCCAACCAATGGCCCACCTCTGACGAAGGCAACGTATTTGTCGTGTCGGGCAACGGCGTAGCGACCGAATCAACCATGTTAAAAGGAGCACCCTTCTGGACAAAACGCTGA
- a CDS encoding SnoaL-like domain-containing protein, which translates to MTPNKTALTTQEVVARFDELAQQEKWFDIHDELFADTVRSIEPPNSPYFKNAVGKLAVREKGENWVKKVQEFHSAYTTHPVLGGNHFAVGRSFDSTVEGFGRVKIEELMVYEVKDGQIVVEQFFY; encoded by the coding sequence ATGACTCCAAATAAAACAGCACTGACAACCCAGGAAGTTGTAGCTCGATTTGACGAGCTCGCCCAGCAAGAAAAGTGGTTTGACATTCACGACGAGCTTTTTGCGGATACGGTGAGAAGCATCGAACCCCCCAACTCCCCCTATTTTAAGAATGCAGTAGGTAAACTTGCCGTCCGCGAAAAGGGGGAAAACTGGGTGAAAAAGGTACAGGAATTTCATAGCGCTTATACTACCCACCCCGTTCTAGGCGGCAATCATTTTGCAGTAGGGAGGAGCTTTGATAGTACCGTAGAAGGGTTTGGCCGGGTAAAAATTGAGGAACTCATGGTATACGAAGTGAAAGACGGACAGATTGTCGTCGAGCAATTCTTCTATTAG
- a CDS encoding SRPBCC family protein produces MITSNYTTSLLVDQSPEAVFNTINNVDQWWTEKLEGTSQNVNDEFTVDFPGIHVSMQKVVELIPGRKVKWLVTDSNLTSFQDKQEWTGTTIQFDITPTGDKTQIQFTHEGLVPDVECYNSCTRGWTYFIDGSLYKLFTAGKGQPGKSLPKGELN; encoded by the coding sequence ATGATAACATCCAATTACACCACATCGCTATTGGTGGACCAAAGCCCGGAGGCCGTATTCAATACGATCAACAACGTTGACCAGTGGTGGACCGAGAAGCTGGAAGGGACTTCACAAAACGTGAATGATGAATTCACGGTCGACTTTCCTGGCATCCACGTGTCGATGCAAAAGGTAGTGGAGCTTATTCCGGGCCGAAAAGTTAAATGGCTGGTTACGGACAGTAACCTTACCAGTTTCCAGGATAAACAGGAATGGACAGGTACAACCATCCAATTCGACATCACCCCAACAGGAGACAAAACACAGATTCAGTTTACACATGAGGGACTGGTGCCCGACGTAGAATGCTACAACTCCTGCACAAGAGGCTGGACGTACTTCATCGATGGCAGCCTGTACAAGTTATTCACGGCAGGTAAAGGGCAACCTGGTAAGTCATTGCCCAAAGGTGAATTGAACTAG
- a CDS encoding SDR family NAD(P)-dependent oxidoreductase: MLLTNKVAVIYGASGAVGSTLAMTFAREGATLFLTGHSLTGMDELAEKINAAGGSAEVARVDALDERAVEMHLNRVIERAGRFDISFNAIGLRNTTLQGTPLTDLALDQFMAPIQTHLQANFITARLAGRLMAAKGSGVIMTVTSTPSRVANPLMGGVAVAMAAEEALIRDLSVEVGPKGVRVLGIRTHGMPDSDTIKEVFGLHARAYDMPREQFQQLVAERTHRKRLPSLQEMAEVAVFMASDNASAMMGTVVNMSLGAIAD, encoded by the coding sequence ATGTTGTTAACAAACAAAGTAGCAGTTATCTACGGGGCTAGCGGTGCGGTGGGTAGTACCCTCGCCATGACCTTCGCCCGGGAGGGGGCGACGCTTTTTCTGACCGGCCATTCATTGACAGGAATGGACGAACTGGCCGAAAAAATTAATGCCGCTGGAGGCTCTGCCGAAGTGGCCCGGGTCGATGCGCTGGACGAAAGAGCCGTCGAGATGCACCTGAATCGGGTGATCGAACGAGCAGGTAGATTTGACATTTCATTCAATGCGATCGGACTGCGTAACACCACCTTACAGGGTACTCCACTCACCGACCTGGCTCTCGATCAGTTTATGGCGCCCATCCAGACACACCTTCAAGCCAATTTTATAACCGCACGACTGGCCGGACGGCTAATGGCTGCGAAAGGCTCGGGGGTGATCATGACCGTTACATCAACGCCCTCCCGGGTTGCCAATCCCCTCATGGGCGGAGTCGCCGTAGCGATGGCCGCCGAAGAAGCACTAATCCGTGATCTATCAGTCGAAGTGGGGCCAAAAGGTGTTCGCGTGCTTGGCATTCGGACACACGGAATGCCGGACAGCGACACGATAAAAGAAGTCTTCGGCCTTCACGCCAGGGCGTACGACATGCCCCGCGAGCAATTTCAGCAGTTGGTTGCCGAGCGGACGCATCGAAAGCGCTTGCCTTCGCTTCAGGAGATGGCCGAAGTGGCGGTATTCATGGCTTCTGACAACGCAAGTGCGATGATGGGCACCGTGGTAAACATGAGTCTAGGAGCCATTGCCGACTAA
- a CDS encoding helix-turn-helix domain-containing protein, with protein sequence MKLHTNAALTQKQRQEIKRLYQTGNYTYPALAKQFATTRRTIAKWVKRDTTTDRSS encoded by the coding sequence ATGAAACTTCATACGAATGCCGCCTTGACCCAAAAGCAGCGACAAGAAATCAAACGACTCTATCAAACCGGAAACTACACCTATCCTGCACTGGCCAAACAGTTTGCTACCACTCGCCGGACAATTGCGAAATGGGTCAAACGAGACACGACCACCGATAGGAGTAGCG